The proteins below come from a single Eubacterium limosum genomic window:
- a CDS encoding DeoR/GlpR family DNA-binding transcription regulator: MLKEQREEQILQLLEQHGSVEVSQLCNLFGVTKMTIRRDLDKLENEGKISRTHGGAVLNNTDILLEKPLYVRLNTNTEHKERIARRAAAMISDGQKIFLSSGTTVFTLARQLDNSRRLLIVTDGLNTALELSKRTNISIIIIGGELRSNTLATTGSFAEGMIREFKFETAYIGVTSIGTDGSLHHGSLVEIGLYKVLAEISKKLVIMADSDKLGKDDFVCVGKLKSGDTLITDSDADPDIVKLYRDMGVEIILA; this comes from the coding sequence ATGTTAAAAGAACAAAGAGAGGAACAAATTCTACAACTATTGGAACAACACGGCAGTGTGGAGGTTTCACAGCTCTGCAATCTTTTTGGCGTTACCAAAATGACGATTCGCAGAGACCTTGATAAATTAGAGAATGAAGGGAAAATTTCCAGAACACATGGCGGTGCTGTCTTAAACAATACAGACATTCTTTTAGAAAAACCTCTTTATGTGCGTTTAAACACAAATACCGAACATAAAGAGCGCATTGCCAGAAGAGCCGCCGCCATGATTTCAGACGGTCAGAAGATTTTTCTGAGCTCCGGCACCACGGTCTTTACCTTGGCGCGCCAGCTGGACAATTCCAGACGTCTGCTTATTGTGACCGATGGTCTCAACACAGCCCTTGAGCTCAGCAAGCGCACAAATATATCCATTATTATCATCGGAGGAGAGCTGCGCAGTAATACCCTGGCAACAACTGGCAGTTTTGCGGAGGGAATGATTCGGGAATTCAAGTTTGAAACAGCTTATATCGGCGTAACCAGCATTGGAACAGACGGCTCTCTGCACCACGGCAGCCTGGTGGAAATCGGACTGTACAAGGTGCTGGCTGAAATCTCAAAGAAACTCGTAATTATGGCCGATTCCGATAAGCTTGGAAAAGATGATTTTGTCTGTGTGGGAAAATTAAAATCCGGAGACACACTGATCACAGACTCTGACGCAGACCCTGACATTGTAAAGCTATACCGGGATATGGGTGTTGAGATCATTCTGGCATAA
- a CDS encoding ribulokinase: MAKYVIGIDFGTLSGRAVVVNVKTGEEIGSAFYNYPHAVMDRELPDGTKLPMDYALQHPQDYLDVFKNAVPEVLSRTQVDPADVIGVGVDFTACTVLPVKADGTPMCFLDKYKNDPMAYVMMWKHHGAQSYANKLTEIAEQRGEDFMARYGGKASSESMTPRLWQICVEDHELYEDMDYYIEAGDWVIWQLTGKQTRNSCAAGYKALYHKVDGYPSKDFYKALDPQFENVVEEKLNCPISPIGSRAGEIDTKGAALTGLKVGTAVAIANVDAHAGVPGAMKQAGPDQMLMIMGTSTCHMLISKEEKIVPGVFGVVEDGILPGYFGYEGGQSCVGDHFAWFVDNCVPEEYAKEARARGLNLHQILTEKAEKMAVGESGLIALDWWNGNRSVLLDNDLTGMMLGMTLQTKPEEMYRALIEATAYGTREIIENFEKCGVTVNNLYATGGIAMKNAMMMQIYADVTRRTIRIAGSEYGPALGAAVMASVAAGAAEGGYDSVFEAAQVLANEKDILYTPNEENAKVYDKLFAEYAILHDYFGRGENDVMKRLKVIKAEAAK; encoded by the coding sequence ATGGCAAAGTATGTAATCGGTATCGACTTCGGTACGCTCTCCGGTAGAGCTGTTGTGGTCAATGTAAAAACAGGGGAAGAAATTGGCTCGGCATTTTATAATTATCCGCATGCGGTAATGGACAGAGAACTGCCGGATGGCACAAAGCTGCCAATGGACTATGCACTACAGCATCCGCAGGATTATCTGGATGTTTTCAAGAACGCGGTTCCGGAAGTTTTATCGCGCACACAGGTAGACCCGGCAGATGTTATCGGCGTAGGGGTCGACTTTACAGCATGTACAGTCTTGCCGGTAAAAGCGGACGGCACACCAATGTGCTTCTTAGACAAATATAAGAACGACCCAATGGCATATGTTATGATGTGGAAACATCACGGCGCTCAGAGCTATGCCAATAAACTGACTGAAATTGCAGAACAGCGGGGAGAAGATTTTATGGCCCGCTATGGCGGCAAGGCGTCGTCTGAATCCATGACGCCGCGTTTGTGGCAGATCTGTGTTGAAGACCATGAATTATATGAAGACATGGACTATTACATTGAAGCTGGCGACTGGGTAATCTGGCAGCTGACCGGAAAACAGACCAGAAATTCCTGTGCCGCAGGCTACAAGGCTTTATATCATAAAGTAGACGGCTATCCATCAAAAGATTTCTATAAAGCGCTTGACCCACAGTTTGAAAATGTGGTTGAAGAGAAATTAAACTGCCCAATCTCACCCATCGGTAGCAGAGCAGGCGAAATTGATACAAAAGGCGCTGCGCTGACAGGCCTTAAGGTTGGTACAGCTGTTGCCATTGCCAATGTCGATGCCCATGCAGGTGTGCCGGGTGCGATGAAACAGGCTGGCCCAGACCAGATGCTCATGATCATGGGGACATCCACCTGCCACATGCTGATCTCTAAAGAAGAAAAAATTGTACCTGGCGTCTTTGGCGTCGTTGAAGACGGTATTTTGCCAGGCTATTTTGGATACGAAGGCGGACAGAGCTGTGTAGGGGATCATTTTGCATGGTTTGTTGATAACTGCGTTCCTGAAGAATACGCTAAAGAAGCGAGAGCACGCGGCTTAAACCTGCATCAGATTTTAACCGAAAAAGCTGAAAAAATGGCTGTCGGTGAAAGTGGGCTCATCGCGCTTGACTGGTGGAACGGCAACCGCTCCGTCCTCCTCGACAACGACCTGACAGGTATGATGCTCGGTATGACACTTCAGACAAAGCCAGAGGAAATGTACCGCGCATTAATCGAAGCAACCGCTTATGGTACCAGAGAAATCATTGAAAACTTTGAAAAATGCGGTGTAACGGTCAATAATCTGTACGCAACTGGCGGCATTGCTATGAAGAATGCCATGATGATGCAGATCTACGCCGACGTTACCAGAAGAACGATCCGCATCGCGGGCTCCGAATATGGCCCGGCCCTTGGCGCTGCGGTTATGGCTTCTGTAGCAGCGGGCGCTGCCGAGGGCGGCTATGATTCTGTATTTGAAGCCGCTCAGGTTCTGGCCAATGAAAAAGATATTCTTTATACACCAAATGAAGAAAACGCAAAAGTATATGATAAGCTGTTTGCGGAATATGCCATCTTGCACGATTACTTCGGCCGCGGCGAAAACGACGTAATGAAACGTCTGAAGGTCATCAAGGCAGAAGCAGCTAAATAG
- the araD gene encoding L-ribulose-5-phosphate 4-epimerase, which translates to MLEELKQQVYEANMLLPEYKLITFTWGNVSGIDREKGLIAIKPSGVEYDKLKPEDMVIVALEDGKVVEGDLNPSSDTDTHLELYRKFSNIGGVVHTHSQWATIWAQAGKDINAYGTTHADYFNGPIPCTRVMTDAEIEGDYELNTGKVIVETFNDMDINPDYMPAVLVKSHGPFTWGKDPHEAVHNAVVLDQLAMMAFYTEQLAGGAYPMQDVLLNKHFYRKHGENAYYGQN; encoded by the coding sequence ATGTTAGAAGAACTGAAACAGCAAGTTTATGAAGCCAATATGCTGCTGCCGGAGTATAAGCTCATTACCTTTACCTGGGGTAATGTATCCGGTATTGACCGGGAAAAAGGTCTGATCGCCATTAAACCCTCCGGTGTGGAATACGACAAGCTTAAACCGGAAGATATGGTCATTGTCGCGTTAGAAGATGGTAAGGTGGTAGAAGGAGACTTGAATCCCTCCTCCGATACCGACACGCACCTTGAGCTTTACCGTAAATTTTCAAATATCGGCGGTGTGGTACACACCCACTCACAGTGGGCGACCATCTGGGCCCAGGCAGGAAAAGATATTAATGCTTACGGAACCACCCATGCTGATTACTTCAACGGCCCGATTCCCTGTACACGTGTTATGACCGATGCAGAAATTGAGGGTGACTACGAGCTCAATACTGGCAAGGTTATTGTTGAAACCTTCAATGATATGGACATCAATCCCGATTATATGCCAGCAGTCCTGGTTAAAAGCCACGGCCCGTTTACCTGGGGGAAAGACCCGCATGAGGCTGTCCACAATGCTGTTGTTTTAGACCAGCTGGCCATGATGGCCTTCTATACCGAGCAGCTGGCTGGCGGCGCATACCCGATGCAGGATGTGCTTTTAAATAAACATTTCTACCGAAAGCACGGCGAAAATGCCTATTACGGCCAGAACTAG
- a CDS encoding sn-glycerol-1-phosphate dehydrogenase produces the protein MSFKELSINELINHEFDCSCGKKHIASIENIAIGKNALDKLPGIMETQKLKDGSILSESDKVFIVADVNTWEVAGERVESMVVGAGYPVEKYIFPHKSMHAEDKYAEEMKEHLPADTKLIIAIGSGSLNDLTRYVAFGAGLPYYIVATAPSMDGYASNVSPLVHNNLKITYSAECANAIIGDTDILATAPDVMIAAGLGDVLGKYLAINDWKMSELINGEYYCPEVGELVLYSVKKCVDTVPGLVNRESDALQYLMESLVLIGIAMSYIGFSRPASASEHHISHFLEMKSIFKGEYGQLHGTCVGMATCIVSDMYAKFLTMPFDYDKARAHAETFDYDTWEKEIKRSFGLGADEVIKLYKQVHQNDPEVVEKRIDSIQNNEAKLVSLMEDVVADTQKAPELLKALHGLTSPAEFNVTKEEFKDILMYAKELRNRYAALQFFYDMGVLEELADDIIDKYMK, from the coding sequence ATGAGTTTTAAAGAATTATCCATTAACGAATTGATTAACCACGAGTTTGATTGCAGCTGCGGCAAAAAACATATCGCCAGTATCGAAAATATCGCCATCGGCAAAAACGCTTTAGATAAACTGCCAGGCATTATGGAAACCCAGAAATTAAAAGACGGCAGCATCCTGAGCGAGAGCGATAAGGTTTTTATCGTGGCCGATGTAAATACCTGGGAAGTAGCTGGTGAACGCGTTGAAAGTATGGTAGTGGGAGCAGGCTATCCTGTTGAAAAATATATCTTCCCGCATAAGAGCATGCACGCAGAAGATAAATATGCCGAAGAAATGAAGGAACATTTACCGGCTGATACCAAGCTGATCATTGCCATTGGCTCAGGCTCCTTAAACGACTTAACCCGTTATGTCGCATTTGGCGCTGGACTGCCGTATTATATTGTAGCGACGGCACCATCTATGGATGGATACGCCTCAAACGTTTCTCCTTTAGTACACAACAATCTCAAAATCACCTATTCTGCAGAATGTGCAAATGCCATCATCGGCGATACCGATATTCTTGCCACTGCACCGGACGTCATGATCGCGGCTGGTTTAGGCGATGTTTTAGGTAAATATTTAGCCATCAACGACTGGAAAATGTCTGAGCTGATCAACGGCGAATATTACTGCCCAGAGGTCGGAGAGCTGGTGCTCTACTCTGTTAAAAAATGTGTGGATACGGTGCCGGGTCTCGTGAACAGAGAATCCGACGCGCTTCAGTACCTGATGGAATCCCTGGTGCTCATCGGGATTGCCATGAGCTATATCGGTTTCTCCAGACCTGCGTCTGCCTCCGAGCATCATATCTCCCACTTCCTGGAAATGAAGTCTATCTTCAAGGGCGAATACGGCCAGCTGCACGGCACCTGTGTTGGCATGGCAACCTGCATCGTCAGCGATATGTACGCAAAATTCCTGACCATGCCTTTCGACTATGATAAAGCACGCGCGCACGCAGAAACCTTTGACTATGACACCTGGGAAAAGGAAATCAAGCGTTCCTTTGGCCTGGGCGCAGATGAAGTCATTAAACTTTATAAACAGGTACATCAGAATGATCCTGAAGTGGTTGAAAAACGCATTGATAGCATTCAGAATAATGAAGCGAAGCTGGTGAGCCTGATGGAAGACGTGGTGGCAGATACCCAGAAAGCGCCGGAGCTGTTAAAAGCCCTCCACGGCCTTACCAGTCCGGCAGAGTTCAATGTAACAAAGGAAGAATTCAAGGATATTTTAATGTATGCCAAAGAGCTGCGTAACCGCTATGCTGCACTTCAGTTCTTCTATGACATGGGCGTTCTTGAAGAATTAGCGGATGATATTATTGACAAATATATGAAATAA
- a CDS encoding YdcF family protein, translating into MIFFIPAIIILILFYRLYYKQRRPIAGGILITVLLALFLLGLCGYALMSPLSPVIWVILGIVALVFLMGPVLLLFSSIALMINGQRMVSREGTRVSNLLPLFLGLIMLAALLLFYTLPFFMNVNPVIPLIYSMLAIVVLFFGFLFISFANASALYYFNKPSYDEDFILILGCRVIDGKVTPLLAKRLDRAIAFYEKQIEMTGKKAKFVVSGGKGTDESVSEASVMKDYLLSKGYNESDILVEDHSRDTRENMLFSKAIIDRLKPNARGVFITSSFHVLRSSLYARDAGLDFTGIPAKTAFYYFPNAFLREFIGVLSMNRQTYAIVFAALVLCTMVPQLVFLNMGLL; encoded by the coding sequence ATGATTTTTTTTATACCTGCCATTATTATCCTTATCCTGTTTTACCGTCTGTATTATAAGCAGAGGCGCCCCATTGCCGGCGGCATTTTGATAACAGTCCTCCTTGCCCTGTTTCTGCTGGGGCTTTGCGGTTATGCGTTGATGTCCCCTCTCAGCCCGGTTATCTGGGTGATACTGGGAATTGTTGCCCTGGTGTTTTTAATGGGGCCCGTGCTGCTGCTTTTTTCAAGCATTGCATTGATGATCAACGGACAGCGGATGGTATCGCGCGAGGGAACACGTGTCAGCAATCTTTTACCCTTATTTCTAGGACTCATTATGCTTGCCGCGCTGTTACTGTTCTACACACTTCCCTTTTTTATGAATGTCAATCCTGTCATCCCACTGATCTACTCCATGCTGGCGATTGTCGTTTTGTTTTTCGGCTTTCTGTTTATCAGTTTTGCCAATGCCTCTGCCCTTTACTATTTCAACAAGCCTTCCTACGACGAGGATTTTATTCTGATCCTGGGCTGCCGGGTAATTGACGGCAAGGTTACACCGCTTCTGGCCAAGCGCCTGGACCGGGCCATTGCTTTTTATGAAAAACAGATAGAAATGACTGGAAAGAAGGCGAAATTTGTTGTCTCTGGCGGTAAAGGAACGGACGAATCGGTTTCGGAGGCCTCTGTAATGAAAGATTACCTTTTGTCCAAGGGCTATAATGAATCGGACATTTTAGTGGAGGATCATTCCCGAGACACCCGGGAAAACATGCTGTTTTCCAAGGCGATCATTGACAGGCTTAAGCCGAATGCCCGGGGCGTATTTATAACCAGCAGCTTTCATGTTCTCCGTTCCAGTCTTTATGCCCGTGACGCTGGGCTTGACTTTACTGGCATTCCCGCAAAAACGGCGTTTTACTATTTCCCAAATGCCTTTCTCAGAGAGTTCATCGGAGTGCTTTCAATGAACCGGCAGACCTACGCCATCGTCTTTGCCGCGCTGGTTCTCTGTACCATGGTTCCCCAGCTTGTCTTTTTAAACATGGGTCTTCTGTAA
- a CDS encoding DUF3786 domain-containing protein produces the protein MYDYMKSNSEEGAYRGAFDESRRKLRALDPLVIKKNTGCAYDEKTGCFSLVCFGQPLTIPYLNGDVFFAGTAEKPEISWRLIALNYFSRAVELPLSGRWISYKDQPRGAVFYPNIRKNVIEPMGVFYDRCDPEILKVALPEIGFSIIPDKADLCAQGFFAPRIPARIQFWAGDEDFPGAFQLLFDATISEQMHIEDSVALCSLVADLVQEQYRLKLKKTADNDQ, from the coding sequence ATGTACGATTATATGAAAAGCAACTCCGAGGAGGGTGCCTACCGCGGTGCCTTTGATGAAAGCCGGCGTAAGCTGCGCGCCCTTGACCCTTTGGTTATCAAAAAAAACACCGGCTGCGCTTATGACGAAAAAACAGGGTGCTTCAGCCTTGTCTGTTTTGGCCAACCCCTGACGATTCCCTATCTGAATGGTGATGTGTTTTTTGCAGGCACGGCCGAAAAGCCTGAGATCAGCTGGCGGCTCATCGCGCTCAATTATTTTTCCCGCGCTGTGGAGCTCCCCCTTTCGGGCAGATGGATTTCTTATAAGGATCAGCCCAGGGGCGCTGTTTTTTACCCGAACATCCGGAAGAATGTCATTGAACCCATGGGCGTTTTCTATGACCGCTGTGATCCGGAAATACTGAAGGTCGCTCTGCCGGAAATCGGCTTTTCGATCATCCCGGATAAGGCGGATCTCTGTGCACAGGGGTTCTTTGCGCCGCGTATTCCTGCCCGCATCCAGTTCTGGGCAGGTGATGAGGACTTCCCGGGTGCTTTCCAGCTTCTTTTTGACGCCACCATCAGTGAGCAGATGCACATCGAGGACAGTGTGGCCCTTTGCAGCCTGGTGGCGGATCTGGTTCAGGAGCAGTATCGGCTGAAGCTCAAAAAAACAGCTGATAACGACCAGTAA
- a CDS encoding ATP-dependent DNA helicase, whose amino-acid sequence MAYEVVELSVRELVEFIMRSGSIDSRFGGFDRAAEGARIHRKLQKEAGEHYQAEVTLAETTDIKGFTFKIQGRADGIFEEDGITVIDEIKTITRSLEDMDEDSRPVHWAQAKCYGYIYGSQQGLDFIDIQLTYYQVDTKEIRRFRKSFSVVELEDFYLALLDAYIRWAEMQRQWVEKRDQSIHALDFPYKTYRRGQREMAVAVFNTIKKSGKLFCQAPTGIGKTLSTLFPSVKALGGGMAEKIFYLTAKTITRQAAVDAFTLMKEKGLALRTVTLTAKDKICFLEERSCNPDDCPYADGYFDRVGDVLYEVLQKETVFSRENIEVIALENNLCPFEFSLDLTLWCDAIICDYNYLFDPLVALKRFFMDEKGDYVFLVDEAHNLVDRAREMYSAALRKSDFLNLKRQLTKTDKRLKEPLNKVNQAMIDLRKSCPDSRSRISREELGDFNELLGFFCFACEDWQKKHPDHPAADAVLELYFQARTYLKIAEFYDEHYITTIHTYGSEVIVKQVCLDPALLLRARLACGKASVLFSATLTPLEYFIAVLGGEEETPRYELPSPFDPSKLGILLADTISTRYVDREESYTPIAEMIAAFAAGKKGNYMAYFPSYAYLNAVYEVFGERFPDIRSMAQERDMDEAAREAFLAAFDAENPETLIGFCVMGGIYSEGIDLKGDRLIGTVIVGVGLPQIGDERNIIRNYYDDKQGSGFAYAYQFPGMNKVLQAVGRVIRDEADRGMVLFIDSRFSNSGYRRLFPPHLSHYIKVRNAEDVRQETREFWNENE is encoded by the coding sequence ATGGCCTATGAGGTGGTTGAGCTCTCGGTACGGGAGCTGGTAGAATTTATTATGCGCTCAGGCAGTATTGACAGCCGCTTTGGAGGCTTTGACCGGGCCGCGGAGGGGGCGCGTATCCATCGAAAGCTGCAAAAAGAAGCCGGAGAGCATTATCAGGCAGAGGTCACTCTGGCCGAAACCACAGACATTAAGGGCTTTACCTTTAAAATACAGGGCCGGGCAGACGGGATTTTTGAGGAGGATGGCATTACTGTCATCGACGAGATCAAAACCATCACCAGAAGCCTGGAGGATATGGATGAAGACAGCCGTCCGGTACACTGGGCCCAGGCTAAATGCTACGGCTATATCTACGGCAGCCAGCAGGGGCTTGACTTCATTGATATCCAGCTCACCTACTATCAGGTGGATACAAAAGAGATCCGGCGGTTCCGTAAAAGCTTTTCTGTCGTCGAGCTGGAGGATTTCTATCTTGCCCTGTTAGACGCTTATATCCGCTGGGCAGAGATGCAGCGCCAGTGGGTTGAAAAGCGGGATCAATCCATCCATGCTTTAGATTTTCCTTATAAAACTTACCGCAGAGGCCAGCGGGAGATGGCCGTGGCAGTTTTTAACACCATCAAAAAGAGCGGTAAGCTTTTCTGCCAGGCACCCACTGGCATCGGAAAAACCCTGTCTACGCTGTTTCCCTCTGTCAAGGCCCTGGGCGGCGGTATGGCAGAAAAGATCTTTTACCTGACAGCCAAGACCATCACCCGACAGGCTGCTGTGGACGCCTTCACACTCATGAAGGAAAAGGGCCTGGCGCTCCGGACGGTCACACTGACGGCCAAGGATAAAATCTGCTTTCTGGAGGAACGCAGCTGTAACCCAGACGACTGCCCCTATGCTGACGGCTATTTCGACCGTGTGGGCGATGTGCTCTACGAGGTGCTCCAGAAGGAAACCGTCTTTTCAAGAGAGAATATCGAGGTCATCGCGCTTGAAAATAATCTGTGCCCTTTTGAGTTTTCGCTGGACCTTACGCTCTGGTGTGACGCTATTATCTGCGATTACAACTATCTCTTTGACCCGCTGGTGGCCCTGAAGCGCTTTTTTATGGACGAGAAGGGGGACTATGTCTTTCTGGTGGATGAGGCCCACAATCTGGTAGACAGGGCAAGGGAAATGTACTCGGCTGCTCTTAGGAAATCTGATTTTCTGAACCTTAAAAGGCAGCTGACCAAAACGGACAAACGCCTGAAGGAGCCCCTGAACAAGGTGAACCAGGCCATGATCGACCTGCGCAAAAGCTGCCCGGACAGCCGGTCCCGCATCAGCAGGGAGGAGCTTGGAGATTTTAACGAGCTTCTGGGCTTTTTCTGCTTTGCCTGTGAGGACTGGCAGAAAAAACACCCGGACCATCCGGCGGCCGACGCGGTGTTAGAGCTCTATTTTCAAGCCCGGACCTATTTAAAGATCGCCGAGTTTTATGATGAGCACTATATCACCACCATCCACACCTACGGCAGCGAGGTGATCGTGAAACAGGTGTGTCTGGACCCGGCGCTGCTGCTGAGGGCAAGGCTGGCCTGCGGCAAGGCATCCGTCCTCTTCTCAGCCACCCTCACCCCTCTGGAATATTTTATCGCAGTGCTGGGCGGCGAGGAGGAAACCCCGCGCTACGAGCTGCCCTCTCCCTTTGACCCGTCAAAGCTTGGTATTCTGCTGGCAGATACCATCAGCACCCGCTATGTGGACAGAGAAGAGAGCTATACCCCCATCGCCGAAATGATCGCTGCCTTTGCGGCAGGGAAAAAGGGCAATTACATGGCTTACTTTCCATCCTATGCCTACCTGAATGCAGTCTATGAAGTTTTTGGAGAGCGTTTTCCAGACATCCGGTCCATGGCCCAGGAGCGGGATATGGACGAGGCCGCAAGAGAAGCTTTTCTGGCAGCTTTCGACGCCGAAAATCCCGAAACCCTCATCGGATTCTGCGTGATGGGCGGTATCTATTCCGAGGGGATTGACCTCAAGGGAGACCGTCTCATCGGAACCGTTATCGTGGGCGTGGGCCTGCCGCAAATTGGCGATGAGCGCAATATCATCCGGAATTATTATGACGATAAGCAGGGCAGCGGCTTTGCCTATGCCTATCAGTTTCCCGGCATGAATAAAGTTCTCCAGGCCGTTGGACGCGTCATCAGGGATGAGGCTGACCGGGGAATGGTGCTCTTTATCGACAGCCGGTTTTCAAACAGCGGCTACCGCAGGCTCTTCCCGCCGCATTTATCCCATTATATAAAGGTGAGAAATGCAGAGGACGTCCGGCAGGAGACCCGGGAGTTTTGGAATGAAAATGAGTAA
- a CDS encoding phage antirepressor KilAC domain-containing protein has product MDKSRLLQEELLVLKETLGRARPKLLFADSIMASKGSISMGDMAKLLKQNGNAMGRTRLFETLRGSGVFRCQKGRWNKPLQWAMEAGYFEIEEWCSGPSYEMPERWLWSATRVTPKGQAFLMDKLGKDNELSD; this is encoded by the coding sequence ATGGACAAAAGCCGGCTGCTGCAGGAGGAGCTGCTTGTTTTGAAGGAAACCCTTGGCCGGGCAAGGCCAAAGCTTTTGTTCGCGGACAGTATCATGGCCTCAAAGGGATCCATCTCCATGGGGGATATGGCCAAGCTGCTCAAGCAGAATGGGAACGCCATGGGGCGCACCCGGCTATTTGAGACGCTGCGGGGCTCTGGGGTGTTCAGATGTCAGAAGGGCAGATGGAATAAACCGCTGCAGTGGGCTATGGAGGCCGGCTACTTTGAGATCGAGGAGTGGTGCTCTGGTCCCTCTTATGAAATGCCTGAACGGTGGCTGTGGTCTGCCACCCGGGTAACACCTAAAGGCCAAGCCTTTCTGATGGATAAGCTGGGTAAAGACAATGAACTATCTGACTGA
- a CDS encoding O-acetyl-ADP-ribose deacetylase: MGNIELLLGDITKDHGVEAIVNAANSSLLGGGGVDGAIHRAAGPELLAECRTLKGCPTGGAKTTAAYRLPCQYVIHTVGPVWHGGGQHEAALLRDCYENAMMRTQEAGARSVAFPSVSTGVYRYPVDQAAAIALKTVQDFWDAHADSFDRVLFVLFDERTLAAYKKAYEDLN; this comes from the coding sequence ATGGGAAACATTGAACTTTTACTGGGCGATATTACAAAGGATCACGGTGTGGAGGCTATTGTCAACGCGGCCAACAGCTCGCTGCTGGGCGGCGGTGGCGTGGATGGCGCCATCCACCGTGCGGCGGGGCCGGAGCTTCTGGCAGAGTGCCGAACACTGAAGGGGTGCCCCACCGGCGGGGCGAAAACAACGGCCGCTTACCGGCTGCCCTGTCAATATGTTATCCATACGGTCGGGCCGGTGTGGCACGGCGGCGGGCAGCATGAGGCAGCGCTATTAAGGGATTGTTATGAGAACGCCATGATGCGGACTCAGGAAGCCGGCGCACGTTCGGTGGCCTTTCCATCGGTTTCAACCGGGGTATACCGCTATCCGGTGGACCAGGCGGCCGCCATTGCACTGAAGACCGTCCAGGATTTTTGGGATGCCCATGCGGACAGCTTTGACCGCGTCCTGTTTGTTCTGTTTGACGAGCGGACGCTGGCGGCTTACAAAAAAGCCTATGAAGACCTTAATTGA
- a CDS encoding Card1-like endonuclease domain-containing protein: MKTLIELYDPAHPVKNILTALIFKPEVLIFIGLKGSLTDRVQSLVERLLRQKGIEAELRFMETDLKDGNRVVRMLEQITWEHADCVFEISGGPDLLLALVGHFCALRGVPQLYKDVDSQELVWITSEGERREPLVLPKLGISDLLLAYGARLERTDHYYPDLSDAAQEACIGRICQVFLRFLEEWPHVSVWFQYVCRNAAEEDRGYDCLEVSEKRDGRVNMLLRQFKNLDVFYALQKAGAIHDLAIDSRRIRFRFENTDIRRLLTNQGVWLELCTYLSAAQTGGFDDLVMSAVIGWDYENKANYPQNEIDVVLLKGIRALFISCKTSITKRSPYDLYEIKTLCERFGGDMAQAVLITADNCLNTNHSLYIRAREMGIVILDINTIKKGNLGRELLKIAAGRYHFPEQEKTKNG, encoded by the coding sequence ATGAAGACCTTAATTGAGCTTTATGATCCGGCTCATCCGGTCAAAAATATTCTGACAGCGCTGATCTTTAAGCCGGAAGTCCTGATATTTATCGGCCTGAAGGGCAGTCTTACCGACCGGGTCCAGAGCCTTGTTGAGCGTCTGCTTAGGCAAAAGGGCATTGAGGCAGAGCTGCGTTTTATGGAGACGGATTTAAAGGACGGCAACCGGGTGGTGCGAATGCTTGAGCAGATTACCTGGGAACATGCGGACTGTGTTTTTGAAATTTCCGGAGGCCCGGATCTGCTCCTGGCCCTGGTAGGGCATTTCTGTGCGCTGCGCGGTGTTCCGCAGCTGTATAAGGATGTGGACAGCCAGGAGCTGGTCTGGATTACCAGTGAAGGAGAGCGGCGTGAGCCGCTGGTGCTGCCTAAGCTTGGTATCAGTGATTTGCTGCTGGCCTATGGCGCGCGTCTGGAACGCACCGACCATTATTATCCGGATCTTAGCGACGCGGCTCAGGAGGCCTGTATTGGCCGGATATGCCAGGTTTTTCTGCGGTTTCTGGAGGAGTGGCCCCATGTCAGCGTCTGGTTCCAGTATGTGTGCCGCAACGCGGCTGAGGAGGACCGGGGCTATGATTGCCTGGAGGTCAGCGAGAAGCGAGATGGCAGGGTCAATATGCTGCTGCGGCAGTTTAAAAATCTGGATGTGTTTTACGCTTTGCAGAAGGCGGGCGCGATCCACGATCTGGCCATTGACAGCCGGCGTATCCGCTTTCGGTTTGAAAATACGGACATCCGGCGGCTTCTCACAAACCAGGGGGTCTGGCTGGAGCTCTGCACTTATCTGAGCGCCGCCCAAACCGGCGGTTTCGATGATCTGGTCATGAGTGCTGTCATCGGATGGGACTATGAAAACAAGGCTAATTATCCGCAGAATGAAATCGATGTGGTCTTGTTGAAGGGGATCCGGGCGCTGTTTATTTCCTGTAAAACCAGCATCACCAAGCGTTCGCCCTATGATTTATATGAGATTAAGACACTGTGTGAGCGCTTTGGCGGAGACATGGCACAGGCTGTTCTTATTACTGCGGACAATTGTCTGAATACAAATCACAGCCTTTATATCCGGGCAAGGGAGATGGGCATCGTGATTTTGGATATCAATACCATTAAAAAGGGAAATCTCGGCAGGGAGCTGCTGAAAATTGCAGCAGGGCGTTACCATTTCCCAGAACAGGAGAAAACTAAAAATGGATGA